A region from the Arvicola amphibius chromosome 12, mArvAmp1.2, whole genome shotgun sequence genome encodes:
- the LOC119828130 gene encoding 60S ribosomal protein L23a-like has product MAPKAKKEAPAPPKAEAKAKALKAKKAVLKGVHSHKKKKIRTSPTFRRPKILRLRRQPKYPRKSAPRRNKLDHYAIIKFPLTTESAMKKIEDNNTLVFIVDVKANKHQIKQAVKKLYDIDVAKVNTLIRPDGEKKAYVRLAPDYDALDVANKIGII; this is encoded by the coding sequence ATGGCGccgaaagcaaagaaggaagctcctgcccctcccaaagcggaagctaaagcgaaggccttgaaagccaagaaggcagtgctgaaaggcgtccacagccacaaaaagaagaagattcgCACATCGCCCACTTTTCGGCGGCCCAAGATCCTGCGGCTACgaaggcagcctaaatacccccGGAAGAGCgcgcccaggaggaacaagcttgaccactatgccatcatcaaattccccctgaccaccgagtcagccatgaagaagatagaagacaacaacacacttgtgttcattgtggacgtcaaggccaacaagcaccagatcaaacaggctgtgaagaaactctacgacatcgatgtggccaaagtcaacaccctcataaggCCCGACGGAGAGAAGAAGGCGTATGTCcggttggctcctgattatgacgctctggatgttgccaacaaaattggaatcatctaa